Proteins found in one Channa argus isolate prfri chromosome 7, Channa argus male v1.0, whole genome shotgun sequence genomic segment:
- the lta gene encoding lymphotoxin-alpha — translation MEGQSKSSHKYLLLQVWCSLLTVAMVVMAALLTSIKPKSTEDGQTTLKPTLKPNEDKINRSPEARSEESSLSYIQLIKSVQNDSWEITHPSCESCSLVLEKNSIHCKKKSIYFIYAQVTFPMMNQKSGNKYVTLKRDATFGRKVRILVEGTFPNTTVGTVWVAKIVSLEAGDRVSLDITNDDFLKDSSFWGAYELH, via the exons atGGAGGGTCAGTCGAAGTCCTCTCATAAGTACCTGCTGCTGCAGGTGTGGTGCAGTCTCCTTACTGTGGCTATGGTGGTTATGGCCGCCCTTCTCACTTCAATCAAACCGAAGTCAACCGAG GATGGACAAACTACACTGAAGCCTACACTGAAGCCTAATGAAG ACAAAATAAATAGGAGCCCAGAAGCTAGGTCAGAAG AATCGTCCCTCTCGTACATCCAGTTAATCAAGT CTGTGCAGAATGATTCTTGGGAAATAACACACCCATCCTGTGAGTCCTGCTCCCTCGTCCTAGAGAAGAACTCGATccactgcaagaaaaaaagcatctaCTTCATCTACGCCCAGGTCACCTTCCCCATGATGAATCAAAAGTCAGGAAACAAATATGTGACTTTGAAACGAGATGCAACATTTGGTAGAAAGGTGAGGATACTGGTTGAGGGGACGTTCCCGAACACAACGGTGGGCACTGTGTGGGTGGCCAAGATTGTTAGCCTCGAGGCAGGAGACAGGGTCAGCTTAGACATCACAAATGATGATTTTCTAAAAGACAGCTCATTCTGGGGTGCCTATGAGCTTCATTAG
- the tnfb gene encoding tumor necrosis factor b (TNF superfamily, member 2): MVAYTTAPGDLEMGVQETVVLVEKKSSTSWIWKVTVVFLIAALCFGGALLFAWYWNESPQMKSEPGIAEPHTEKDTAGKTDTNYPLKLISNRAKAAIHLEGTYNEKVKKLLWKSGQGQGFAQGGFKLVDNEIIIPHTGLFFVYTQALFRVTCSDGEEEGAGNHATPLSHRIWRYSDSISSRTSLMGAVRTVCHNTAQEDTNGDGQGWYNAIYLGAVFKLNKGDKLWTETNQLSQLETEEGQTFFGVFAL, from the exons ATGGTGGCGTATACAACTGCACCGGGTGACTTGGAGATGGGTGTTCAGGAGACCGTGGTTTTGGTAGAAAAGAAGTCATCTACATCGTGGATCTGGAAAGTGACCGTGGTCTTTCTCATAGCGGCGCTTTGTTTTGGAGGTGCCCTATTGTTTGCTTGGTACTGGAATGAAAGTCCACAAATGAAG AGTGAACCAGGCATAGCAGAGCCTCACACTGAAAAGGACACAGCTGGGAAAACAG ATACCAACTACCCTCTGAAGCTAATCAGCAACAGAGCCAAGGCAGCCATCCATCTAGAAG GTACCTACAACGAAAAGGTCAAAAAATTGCTGTGGAAAAGCGGCCAAGGCCAGGGCTTCGCTCAGGGTGGCTTCAAGCTGGTGGACAACGAGATCATTATCCCACACACCGGCCTCTTCTTCGTCTACACACAGGCTTTGTTCAGAGTGACCTGCAGTGATGGCGAGGAGGAAGGAGCGGGAAACCACGCCACACCTCTCAGCCACCGGATCTGGCGCTACTCAGACTCAATAAGCAGCAGAACCTCCCTGATGGGTGCCGTTAGAACGGTGTGTCACAACACTGCGCAAGAGGACACCAACGGAGACGGACAGGGGTGGTACAATGCCATTTATCTGGGTGCAGTGTTTAAGCTGAACAAAGGAGACAAATTGTGGACGGAAACAAACCAGCTATCTCAGCTGGAGACAGAAGAAGGCCAGACCTTCTTTGGTGTGTTTGCACTTTAA